One Methylophilus sp. TWE2 DNA segment encodes these proteins:
- a CDS encoding S-methyl-5'-thioinosine phosphorylase, whose amino-acid sequence MLGIIGGTGLTALDNLNISKRLIVRTPYGEPSQPLVFGEINGKEVVFLARHGGGHTIPPHAVNYRANIWALHSVGVCDLLSVATVGGIARNLIPGDIVLPNQILDYTYGRSNTYHDGVELPVRHIDFTHPYAQAMRERCLKAAADVGYSVVDGGVYACVQGPRLETAAEIDRYERDGATIVGMTGMPEAALAREMGVSYAAICPVANFAAGRGDSAQAIQFEQVMPLLQQTMDKVRTVIAQYLSDNDCSA is encoded by the coding sequence ATGTTAGGGATTATTGGAGGCACCGGGCTGACGGCACTGGATAATTTGAATATTTCTAAGCGACTGATTGTGCGCACGCCTTATGGAGAACCTTCACAGCCGCTGGTGTTTGGTGAGATCAATGGCAAAGAAGTGGTGTTTCTGGCACGTCATGGTGGCGGGCATACCATTCCGCCACATGCCGTCAATTACCGCGCCAATATCTGGGCGCTGCATTCGGTGGGTGTGTGTGATTTACTGTCGGTGGCGACTGTGGGTGGCATCGCCCGGAATTTAATTCCTGGAGACATTGTACTGCCCAACCAGATTCTGGATTACACCTATGGCCGCAGTAATACTTATCATGATGGCGTGGAACTGCCGGTACGTCATATCGATTTCACGCATCCCTATGCACAAGCCATGCGTGAGCGTTGCCTCAAGGCAGCCGCAGATGTGGGTTATAGTGTGGTGGACGGTGGCGTCTATGCTTGTGTGCAGGGGCCGCGATTGGAAACTGCGGCAGAGATAGACCGTTACGAGCGGGATGGGGCGACGATTGTAGGTATGACAGGGATGCCTGAAGCGGCCTTGGCGCGGGAGATGGGCGTCTCGTACGCGGCAATTTGCCCGGTGGCTAACTTTGCCGCAGGGCGGGGAGATAGTGCCCAGGCTATCCAGTTTGAGCAGGTCATGCCTTTGTTGCAGCAAACCATGGATAAGGTGCGTACGGTGATTGCACAGTATCTGTCTGATAATGATTGTTCTGCTTAA